The Mycolicibacterium hassiacum DSM 44199 genome includes a window with the following:
- a CDS encoding YqgE/AlgH family protein yields the protein MAQPEDPEDFIAPAAHRVRAGTLLLANTDLLEPTFRRTVIYIVEHNEGGTLGVILNRPSETAVYNVLPHWAKLAAKPKTMFIGGPVKRDAALCLGLVRVGVDPSALPGIRHVQGRVVMVDLDADPDALAPALEGVRIFAGYSGWTIGQLEGEIERDDWIVLSALPSDVLVEPRVDLWGRALRRQPWPLSLLATHPIDISRN from the coding sequence GTGGCGCAGCCAGAGGATCCAGAGGACTTCATCGCGCCCGCCGCGCATCGGGTCCGGGCCGGCACGCTGCTGCTCGCCAACACCGACCTGCTCGAGCCGACGTTCCGGCGCACGGTCATCTACATCGTCGAGCACAACGAGGGCGGAACCCTCGGGGTGATCCTCAACCGGCCCAGCGAGACCGCGGTCTACAACGTGTTGCCGCACTGGGCGAAGCTGGCCGCCAAACCCAAGACGATGTTCATCGGCGGACCGGTCAAGCGAGATGCCGCGCTGTGCCTGGGATTGGTGCGGGTGGGGGTCGATCCGTCGGCCCTGCCGGGCATCCGCCACGTGCAGGGCCGGGTGGTGATGGTCGATCTCGACGCCGATCCCGACGCGCTGGCCCCGGCGCTGGAGGGGGTGCGGATCTTCGCCGGCTACTCGGGCTGGACCATCGGGCAGCTCGAGGGCGAGATCGAACGCGACGACTGGATCGTGTTGTCGGCGTTGCCCTCCGATGTGCTGGTCGAACCGCGGGTGGACCTGTGGGGCAGGGCGTTGCGGCGTCAGCCGTGGCCGCTGTCGCTGCTGGCCACCCACCCGATCGACATCAGCCGGAACTAG